Proteins from a genomic interval of Orbaceae bacterium lpD02:
- a CDS encoding DNA polymerase III subunit psi, with the protein MNNQDWYLNQLGVTQYILRKPTVMKGEASINIADNIRLIVISQSSPSDKIFDDILKAICVKKEDCLILSPAQLFMPLEQLNHVIWFINENLPDSWCSSSSLDEKAIIETTSLSQLASSPNLKRQLWRTLCQYENYFNFNQ; encoded by the coding sequence ATGAATAATCAAGATTGGTACCTTAATCAGCTCGGTGTTACCCAATATATATTACGTAAACCAACCGTAATGAAGGGAGAAGCATCAATAAATATCGCGGATAATATTCGCCTTATTGTGATTAGCCAATCATCACCAAGTGATAAAATTTTTGATGATATTTTGAAGGCAATCTGCGTTAAAAAAGAAGACTGTTTGATTTTATCCCCGGCTCAGTTATTTATGCCACTAGAACAATTAAATCATGTTATTTGGTTTATAAATGAAAATTTACCTGATAGCTGGTGCAGCTCGTCCTCGCTAGATGAAAAGGCTATAATCGAAACAACCTCTCTATCGCAATTAGCATCATCACCCAATTTAAAACGCCAGTTATGGCGAACACTTTGCCAATATGAAAACTATTTCAACTTTAACCAATAA
- a CDS encoding thiamine diphosphokinase, which produces MEKALLFVNGEPPQYYPHDLTQYLYIACTDGAYHNYLQQTDIIPHFIIGDLDSLGSKPINKTIKIIHTPDQNQTDFEKSLLFLAGKGIKAFDIYGASGHASDHFLGNLSVAMQYYKRYNLTFYDNYCYFFFAKVDMTLQKMSGKTISLIPLSKVKNLTITGFKYPLANADLQLGGQTSLRNYALNEEVTIKFKNGDLLICISR; this is translated from the coding sequence ATGGAAAAAGCATTACTTTTTGTCAATGGCGAACCGCCTCAATATTATCCTCACGATTTAACGCAATATCTTTATATTGCTTGTACCGATGGTGCATACCATAACTATTTACAGCAAACGGATATAATTCCTCATTTTATTATTGGCGATCTCGACAGTTTAGGTAGCAAACCGATAAATAAAACGATTAAAATCATTCATACACCAGATCAAAATCAGACCGATTTCGAAAAATCATTACTATTCTTAGCGGGGAAAGGGATTAAAGCATTCGATATTTACGGTGCTTCAGGTCATGCTAGTGACCATTTTTTAGGTAATTTATCTGTCGCAATGCAATATTATAAACGATACAATCTTACATTTTATGACAACTATTGCTATTTTTTCTTTGCCAAAGTTGACATGACATTACAAAAAATGAGCGGTAAAACAATATCATTAATTCCCTTATCAAAGGTAAAAAACCTTACTATTACTGGGTTTAAATATCCATTAGCTAATGCGGATTTACAATTAGGAGGGCAAACAAGTCTACGCAATTATGCTCTTAATGAAGAGGTAACAATTAAATTTAAAAATGGTGACCTCCTTATTTGTATTTCACGGTAA
- a CDS encoding surface-adhesin E family protein, whose translation MKQANSVLKFIIGLTLASVTFSALANEPSMTKQKIASDNVVSSQYLPITKISADHSTGYVFIDRASVKIHPYNKLIRTYSRVINYVPALSQKINDVPLSYQSKVIQEFVNCDKKEYVENSTKIYQNPFGTGKLYDTDNFPKRWEATTGDEKQRLVITVVCALPVNE comes from the coding sequence ATGAAACAAGCAAATTCTGTTTTAAAATTTATTATAGGACTCACTTTAGCAAGCGTTACATTTTCAGCATTGGCTAATGAACCCTCTATGACAAAGCAAAAAATAGCTAGCGATAACGTTGTTTCATCACAATATTTGCCAATTACAAAAATTAGCGCCGATCACTCAACAGGATATGTTTTTATCGATAGAGCATCGGTAAAAATCCATCCCTATAACAAATTAATCCGAACTTATAGTCGCGTAATTAATTATGTTCCAGCCTTATCACAAAAAATTAATGATGTACCCTTGTCATATCAATCAAAAGTTATCCAAGAGTTTGTTAATTGTGATAAAAAAGAGTATGTGGAAAATTCAACTAAAATTTATCAAAATCCTTTTGGTACTGGAAAGTTATATGATACGGATAATTTCCCTAAACGTTGGGAAGCGACAACAGGCGATGAAAAACAGAGGCTAGTTATCACTGTTGTTTGTGCACTCCCAGTTAATGAGTAA
- the rimI gene encoding ribosomal protein S18-alanine N-acetyltransferase, which produces MKTISTLTNNDVNEAYQIELLCHPIPWSKETFATNQGERYLNKKITLKQHLVGFLICQVVLDEATLFNIAIHPDAQKQGLASALLTQLITELEDKNIRTLWLEVRASNRAAIALYLHMGFNEITIRKNYYPTAQGREDAIIMAYTILL; this is translated from the coding sequence ATGAAAACTATTTCAACTTTAACCAATAATGACGTAAATGAAGCTTATCAAATTGAGCTACTTTGCCACCCTATTCCTTGGAGTAAAGAGACCTTTGCCACTAATCAAGGTGAGCGCTACCTAAATAAAAAAATAACCTTGAAACAGCATTTGGTCGGATTTCTAATTTGCCAGGTGGTGCTAGATGAAGCGACTTTATTTAATATAGCTATTCATCCTGATGCACAAAAACAAGGTTTAGCATCAGCTTTACTGACTCAATTAATCACTGAGCTAGAAGATAAGAATATTCGTACATTATGGTTAGAGGTCAGAGCATCTAACCGAGCTGCGATCGCTCTTTATTTGCATATGGGATTTAATGAAATAACGATTAGAAAAAATTATTACCCTACCGCACAGGGAAGAGAAGATGCCATTATTATGGCATATACGATTTTATTATAA